Proteins co-encoded in one Hyla sarda isolate aHylSar1 chromosome 4, aHylSar1.hap1, whole genome shotgun sequence genomic window:
- the TMEM88 gene encoding transmembrane protein 88 isoform X1: MPCTDVMGEDTTTLPPPYTPAPPDPREPLDCWACAVLITAHNLLVGAANLGIFIMMCGGALVPSAVMLLYGFLCHPRFRKTKETLCPALLTPAACVTLLVFGVLLVLPFLILGLAGYARIVRCFKLSSCFLPYSRAMYQGTVPQRRPAKETPKDGKAWV; this comes from the exons ATGCCCTGCACAGACGTGATGGGTGAAGATACCACCACTCTGCCCCCACCGTATACACCTGCACCCCCAGACCCCCGGGAACCCCTGGATTGCTGGGCATGTGCtgtgctcatcactgctcacaacCTGCTGGTGGGAGCTGCCAACCTGGGGATCTTCATCATGATGTGTGGAGGTGCCCTGGTGCCATCTGCTGTCATGCTTCTCTATGGGTTCCTGTGCCACCCTCGG TTCCGCAAAACCAAGGAGACATTGTGCCCGGCGCTGCTGACCCCGGCGGCCTGCGTGACCTTGCTGGTCTTCGGGGTGCTCCTGGTCTTACCCTTCTTGATCCTCGGCCTGGCCGGTTACGCACGGATTGTGCGATGCTTCAAGCTCAGTTCCTGCTTCCTGCCCTACAGCCGCGCCATGTACCAAGGAACAGTGCCCCAAAGACGCCCGGCGAAGGAGACCCCCAAAGATGGAAAGGCCTGGGTGTGA
- the TMEM88 gene encoding transmembrane protein 88 isoform X2, protein MAVCCVILRGHNITHGLYRLCAHYIILLQRVTSSVLFRQWLSRHAGSFAKAGGPLVGCRCEATSDTFRKTKETLCPALLTPAACVTLLVFGVLLVLPFLILGLAGYARIVRCFKLSSCFLPYSRAMYQGTVPQRRPAKETPKDGKAWV, encoded by the exons atggctgtgtgttgtgttattttgaggggacacaacattacgcACGGTTTATACAGGCTGTGCGCTCACTACATAATATTGTTGCAGAGAGTCACTTCTTCAGTGCTCTTCaggcaatggctgtccaggcatgctgggagttttgcaaaagctggaggccccctggttggatgCAGATGTGAAGCCACCTCAGATACG TTCCGCAAAACCAAGGAGACATTGTGCCCGGCGCTGCTGACCCCGGCGGCCTGCGTGACCTTGCTGGTCTTCGGGGTGCTCCTGGTCTTACCCTTCTTGATCCTCGGCCTGGCCGGTTACGCACGGATTGTGCGATGCTTCAAGCTCAGTTCCTGCTTCCTGCCCTACAGCCGCGCCATGTACCAAGGAACAGTGCCCCAAAGACGCCCGGCGAAGGAGACCCCCAAAGATGGAAAGGCCTGGGTGTGA